GGCTGTGAGTCCCCCGTCGACAAGCGCATCGACAAGCTGTAGGTCAATTTGATCAATACGAAGCATTTCGTATCGTGAAATACTGGTCAACGTCTAGAGCTGGGACGATGTAGTACGGGACATTGGGGTCCTGTAACCGCTTCCCCTTTACGATACGCAGCTGGCTATATCGTCCGCGGATGGGATCACTGGTGGCGTCCCGATCACACAGAGAAACGAGAGTTGTCTCGAGTGGTAAGGTTGTCAAAAGTCTTGACGGGCATATAATACGAGGGCATCCACATGAAGCCAGTCCGCTTCAGATGGCCTCAACTGGCACAGCACAGGCCATATAGATCTAAATTCCACTGTACATGCACGTCTGGTGTACGTACTAACTACGTTAGAGAGAAATCACTCCCGAGCCGCATGGATCGCTCACGTACATGCAGCCAAACCTCACTCGATAGCTCGTCCCGGCGTTGCTAGCCATCATGCTTGGTGCAGCTTTCATGTGACCGCCAACGTATGCATCACCGAGTCGCAGTGCAGCCAGCAGAGCCAAAGTGGTCACGTTGCAGCTGTTGTGCTCGTCCATTCCGCAGCATCCAGTTCCAGTACGACCTCCACACTTGACGTTTCAGAGAACAACTTCAACGTACCGAATTGTCAAAGAGAGAAGCATGTCGTCTTCAACGCCTTGTTGCTCATCCTCCGGAATCacggctcgggcggcggacCCGAAGCCGGGTACCCTCCCCGTAGCTCCGCGTTTCGCTGCCCAGAAGGGGCAGGTCGGGGCAAGCGTCCCCGCAGATTCCTTCGAGGGCAGCACTATTGGCGCCCAAGAGGGTTCTCACGACTGAATTGTTGGTTGATACATTGGCCGCGCTAGTTGAGTGCTAGACTTGTCAGCAAATTCTGGCCATCGTCATGTACTCGCAAACACGACACGGGCCGCTCGAAACGCGCAAGCACTGTGAATGCCATCGAGACTCGCCTGGCTGTTGATGCTCTGCGGGGTTTGCCTTCATCCTCATTCTGCTCATCCTCTGGATTGAAGCAAAGGACGTTGGGGCTCTCAACATGCTCACCACCAGCCTTGTATTGGGCTTCGTCGGCCTTGCAGCCGCTCAGTTCCCGCCCAAGCCCGAGGGGGTCAAGGTGCTCAAGTCCAAGTTCCACGAGAACGTCACCATTTCATTCAAAgaggtaggcaggcaggcagacttTGTTTTCTTCTCCGCGGCTCAAGTCTCAGTTTCAGTCAGTCATCTGATCTGCTAGCTGCATAGCCTGGGATCTGTGAGACgaccgagggcgtcaagtcatacgccggccatgtccggctgccgccgggcttcCTGGACGACGTCAACGGCGAGAAGCAAAAGTATCCCGTCAACACGTATGCCCGCCCCCGGACTCGATGTAGCGTATGTGCGGGTATGAGCTGACACGAACTCTCTCAAGCTTCTTCTGGTTCTTCGAGGCCAGAAAGGACCCTGCCAATGCCCCCCTGGCCATCTGGCTCAacggcggccctggcggctcgtcgatgatgggCCTCCTCCAGGAAAACGGCCCGTGTCTCATCGCCGAGGACTCCAAGACGGCCTACCTCAACCCCTGGAGCTGGAACAACCACGTCAACATGCTCTACATTGACGAGCCGAACCAGGTGGGCTTCTCGTACGACACGCCCACCAACTTCACCATCTTGATGGGCCAGCAGGACGGCCAGGAGGACGTCCGCCTGGTGCCGACCGACTTCTCCAGGGAGTCGCCCGAGCTCAACCTGACGACCCGCGCGGGGACCCTGGCGAGCCAGAAGCCGTCGCACACGCTCAacagcacggcgtcggcggcgcacgCGCTGTGGCACTTTGCGCAGACCTTCTTCTTCGAGTTCCCGCACTacaagcccgtcgacgaccgcgTCAGCCTGTGGACCGAGAGCTACGGCGGGCACTACGGGCCGGGCTTCATGCGCTTCTTCCAGGAGCAGAACGAGAAGATTCGCGACGGCACGTCGGAGGTGGAGAATGCCCATTACATTCACCTTGACACCCTGGGCATCGTCaacggcctgctcgacgccgtggttCAGGAAGAGGCCTACATCTCGTTTCCGTTCAACAACGCAAGTCTCCATCCAAAATCTGCTGTCCTCCCCCCTGTTGGAAACATTGTAGCACTGACATTGACATACTCTAGACGTATGGCATCCAAGCGTACAACCAGTCCGTGTACGAGGAGCTCATGCACAACTTCACCTGTCCCGGCGGCTGCAGAGACCAGCTGACGGCGTGCCAGaagcgcctcgacggcttcgacgTGGCCACGATTAACAGGCTGGGCAGCCaaaaggacgacgacgacaagaaggagaagaagccccATGACCTCTGCGACAACGTGCAAGACTGGTGCAACGAGCCCGCGGTGCAGGTCTACATGAAGGCCAACCACGGGTGGTTCGACATCTCGCACCCCAAGAACGAccccttcccgccgccgcacatgCACGGCTACCTGACCGAGGCGAGCGTCCTCGCGGCCATCGGCTCCCCCGTCAACTTCACGGCCGCGTCTGGCGTGGTGGCCAACAACTTCGACAGCACGCGCGACATCGTCCACGGCGggttcctcgacgccgtggcctACCTGCTCGACACGGGCGTCAAGGTCCACATGATGTACGGCGACCGCGACTACGCCTGCAActgggtcggcggcgagatggcgTCCACCAGGATCCCTTActcgcgcctcgacgacttcaACGCCGCGGGCtacgcgccgctgctgctgacgacgagcgacgagcACGGTGACagcggcaccgtcggcggcatgacGCGCCAGTTCGGCAACTACAGCTTCACGCGCGTCTTCCAGGCCGGCCACGAGGTCCCCATGTaccagcccgccgccgcctacgaCATCTTCATGCGCGCCACCTTCAACCGCGACATCCCCACGggcctgctgcccgtgcACGACGAGCTGTCGACCGTCGGGCCGCGCGATACCTGGCACATCAAGAACGAGCCCCCCGTGCGGCCGGAGCCCAAGTGCTATGTCATTTCGCCCGACACGTGCACCAAGGAGGTGTGGGCAAAGGTCGTGGCGGGCGATGTGGAGGTCAAGGACTACTTTGTCGTCGAGAAGAATAAGTCCGAGGACGTCTTGGGCGACGTGGAGCTCTGAATACGGATCTTTATGAGGTTTGGTAGTGCCTGGTTCTATTCGGTATTGGACGTATTGTGTAAAGAGACCCAAATTGGGTGCGACTAGTTCAACTCCTGACCTCTGTCGATGTACCACATGTATCGTCCACTGAGCCAAAATAACATCTTAGCATGGACTTTGTATTAGCACATGTTTCTCCATCTCCGCGAAGTCCACTTTTCGTCTTGTTCTTCTTTTCCTAGTACCTTGTCAGATGTCGTGTAGAATTTTCGCTTCTGCAGACTGCACGGGCGCTTCGCATGCAGGGCTCGACGAGAGCTTAACCTTGCCTACATCGTCAACCATGGGCCGGAGCATGTCGAAGCTGATGGCTCGCAGAGAGACGCACCTCACGAAGCCGACGTTCACCTCCCCATAGCAGCTGCCTGCATGTCCGTTTGATCCAAGTAGCGGACGGTGTCTAGCGTGCCAAGCCTCGGATACGTCAAGCGTCAACCTGTCGAAGTCTCTCGGCCCGTCACCAGGCGTTTCGTATCAAACGGCCTCGATAGACTTCCGTCCGTGGACCTACACCCTTCACCCTCCTTCAGCGGAGAGAATCACCACTGCAGCGCGTAGCAGCACCACCCACCGCGCATTGAGGGGCGTTTCTTGAGTTGTCTTAGCATAGCTCCAGTCTCACACAAGTTTATAGTCTCCTTTGCCAATGAAGGCCCGTCAGCCAGTCCCACGGAGGAAGACTTCGATCCCGCGAGAACCGCTCTCAACGATGACGAAAAAGGTCAACCAAACATTAGACTGCATTCATTTGATCAGTCGATTCCCGTCCTGCAGCAGGGTCGTAACAATGACGTGACGGGGCGCGCCACGCGCAAGAAGCTCGGTGCCACTCTTTGTTGCCCCTCATCCAGGTCCCATTCTTGACCGAGGTGAACGGGTGACGCTTCCGGACATCAAGCGAGACTACACGCTATGCTGGTGAACTCGCGAAGCAGACTGTCGAGTCTACCTCTAACAACGGTTCGACGACCGGCCTCCAGGTCCGCGCCAAAGGGTCTCCATGGAGGTTCGTGAACAATAATTGCGGACCCGCGTAATTGCCTTCGGGGGCTGACATGACATTCCCACCAGAATCGACTGCCGCGGAACGTGTCAAGCCGTTCACGGCAACGTAGATCGCCTTGAGCTACCGTGCAAGCAATGCTGACATAGACTGGGGACGCCCACTGACAGAGCGGCCCCAGGGCAGCCACAGGCGGACCGCGGCATGACGTTACCGAGCTTCACTACTCGTCAAGTGCCCCGTGGAGAAGGGCCACGGCGTTCTGGGGAACTGAGTCACTGCGAACTGCGTGTCGTGCGAAGAGGCCCAGCCCGTTCAAGCCCAGCCGCCTCGAGACTGTGGCCGAGGCTTGCTTGCCATGCCGTTGCGCCCCGCTGTAGACCGCGGCAGCTAGAGTTCAAGTCAGGTAGAGACGGGTGCCAAATCCAAATGCGGTAATACAATTCAATCGCAGAGTCGTGCGCTATCTAGTCGTTTTCGCGGCTACTTGTAACATATTCGAAATCGTTCCGCAAGACACCCATCGGTCCCGTGGTCATCGTCATAATGCGAGGCTCTTATAAGTAAAGACTGCTAGACTGCGTGTCAGCCAAGACTCTGTTGAGCCGAGTCTTTTAACGAAAAGCAAAGGCATATGGTGCTGCTTTCAGTTCAGGCTTTGGAATCACCGAGGATCTCATTCCCGTCTTGAAACATATTTTGGCATTGTGGTATCATCCAAACAGCGGGTGGGGGTGAGAAGAGGAGACAAGGAATACTTGCTCTTACCTCTTGGGGTGTTGGCAGCGTCAACTCTGCGGCTGTTTCCAGCCTGGCGACTGGgaccagcagccgccgatTCTTGGCTGAGCTACTACTCGAGCTCCGCTGCAGAAAGAGTGGCAACGGTCGGCGAATTGCCAAGGGGTCCGAGGACTGGCAACTTGAAAGGCCGGAaaggggcggcagcggcggccgacgccaagGCAATGATGAGGACGGCGGATGACTTCATGATTGCACGGGCGTTCGAGGAAAAGAGAAACGGACTTTGTTTAAGCAAAAACCGGCCTGCGACCTGCGCGTTAAGAAAGACTAACAGAAATGAATAAAACGGAAGAACGACGAGAGCACAAGAGACGGGACATAGCCGCCAACGGGCCGTGCTGGTATTTCAATCCACGGATGCTCAAAGAGTTCCCAACTCCAGGAGGCAACCATTGCAGAccgccagcccaggccatgAAACGCGGCGCTTCGAGGGGACCATCGCTGGATGCGTCCCCGACTCCTGCGAGCCAATCAACTCGACGCGGTGCGCGTTTCAGAGACTTGTGTTAGCGGGCGAAGCAGCCGGGCATAGGCTGACACTCGCGCAGCAGAAGGCTAAGCAAGCTACCAGTCGGGGCAGGAGCCGGggggggcgtcgtcgcgcgacCGTTGGGTGCGGCGCTGTCGTGGAGGAAAGACGACAGAGATCGCAGCGGTTGCTGTCGGAGGACATGAAAGGGAAAAAAGGATCTGCCCAATGCCAAACTGTGCGGCGGAGAAAtgcaccgccgcgccgacgcatGACAGCCAACCTGGAACCTGTGAAAGGTACCTTGGTAGGTGCTAAGGTACCAATTACAGGTACCTGCTCAGCCTGGGCCAGCTGCGGTGCCTCTTTGTAGGTCGTTACGTTAATATGGCCGCAGCAGACAaagcgtcatcgtcgccagcacGCCTCACTTCCACCATTCCATGCTaaccgtcgtcaccaccttcattcacacactcacacagTAGACACGAAGTATGCGATCACCAATCTCGACAAATTtcctggcggccgccgccgccgttgtctTGGCCGGTcaggcgctcgccgccgcgtccacgccacctcccagcagcagcagcagcagcagcgacgacgacgacacgcccctccccgtcgtcatctggcacggcctcggcgacagcttcgacggcgagggcatccaGCACGTCGctgacctcgccgacgccgtccaccCCGGCACCTTTGTCTACTCCATCTCGCTCGCCGGCTCCGACTCCAGCGGCGACCGCTCCGCCACCTTCTTCGGAAACGTgacgcagcagctcgacgccgtctgcgccctgctcgccgcccaccccctcctgtccacggcgcccgccgtcgacgccatcggctTTTCCCAAGGCGGCCAGTTCCTGCGCGGCTACGTCGAGCGCTGCAACTTCCCCCCCGTCCGCAACCTCATCACCTTTGGCAGCCAGCacaacggcatcgtcgagttCAAGGCCTGCGGGCCCTCGGACTGGCTCTGCAagggcgccatggccctgcTGCGCTTCAACACCTGGAGCAGTTTCGTCCAGAATCGCCTCGTCCCCGCACAGTACTATCGCGACCCTTCGTCGGCCCCGGCCTACGACACCTACCTCGACGCCTCCaacttcctcgccgacatcaaCAACGAGCGCCCGCTCAAGAACGAGACGTACAAGAAGAACATTGCTAGCCTCGAGAACATTGTCCTGTACATGTTCGAGGACGACACCACCGTCATCccccgccgcaccgcctgGTTCGACGAGGTCAACGGCACCGACATCACCCCGCTCCGCGAGCGCCGCATGTACAAGGAGGACTGGCTCGGTCTGCGGGCGCTCGACCGCAAGGGCGGCATCCACTTCCGCTCCATCACGGGCGAGCACATGCAGATTTCAGACGAGGTCCTCAACGACACAATGGCCGAGTTCTTCGGCCCGGTCAAGTCCAAGGCGGCGGACATGTTTGAATCCGACGAGCTATGAGCCTTTGTATTTTTGCCACTTGTGTACCTAGGGAGAGCCAGCGTAGTCATTTTATTTGCACTAGACAGATGGCAGTAGCCAGTGGATATTGACATAACCCCAACACTGACATGACCATGTAAATTGCATGTACGGTTCTATCTGTATGATTCCCAACTCAACGCCGCAACGCCCAGAGCCCGCATGCATCTGCACCGCATCACCGCTCATTACACGACACGTCCATCAGCCGCAAAGCTCCTACGCTTCCATCGCCTTCTTGGCAGTCGCCTTTTGcttcttgagcttggccttACGGTCCGCAATCTgcttgtcgaggacgtcatcgtcggcttcgggcttcttggcctttttGGCTTTCTTCTTGGGTGCCGGAGAGTCGGctgcctcctcttccgcggcgtccacggcctctgccgcggcgacagccttgcgcttcttgccaATGTtggccttctcggccgaggcggcgatggcgcgggcgtcatcatcggcaatcacgtcgcgctcgtcgacccaCAGCTCGTCCGTCAGCCAGACGggcagggccgccgtcgtggggcCCTTGATGTAGATGCTCTTGACGTTACGCCACTTCTGCGGCACCCacttggcgacgagggccgtggccacggcgtcgacattGTCAGCGATTTGCTGCGCCGTGAAGCTGGCGTAGCCGACGCGCACGGCGGTGTTGGTCGTGGGCGCGAGGCTCACGAGCGCGGAGCCCAGCGCCTTCTCAATCTCCTTGGCGATGTCGGCCGCGGTGCCAGCGTTGAtgtcggcgccatcggcatcGTTCTTCTTGTCGCGCTTGGGCCGCTTGCCGTCGACCTTGGGGCGCTTGGCCTGCAGGTTGACGGGGATGGGTCGCTTCAGGGACGTCTTGTAAAAGGTCTTGCCGAGGACCTTGGGCAGGCGGTTGATgatgcgctcgtcggcgacgaagacgtcgtGCTCGGAGAAGAGCTTGCGCTGGGCCTCGTACTGGCTGTACTTTGCCTTGAGCTTGGTGAAGTCGATGACGCGGGTGATGCGGCGACTCAGGGCAGCGGGGAACTCGTCAGAGCCGATGATGTTCTTATACGCACGCTGCGGATCAGCGGTGATGGCGCAGATGGTGGTCGTCACGGGTGTCGACTCGGAATCGGACTCGGGGATCTTGACGAGCGGGTGCGGCAGCGTGATCTTGCCAGGCTGCAGACGGGCCTTGTCGGTGATGTGGCGCttggtggtgagggtgagCCAGATGGGTgtgtcgtcggcctcgtcatcctcgagcAGATTCTTcttggtggcctcgtcggcgctctgcttggccgccttcttAATGTGcgcgagcagcgccttggATGCCTTGAGGGTCTGTAGCGGCAATGTACCGTATCAGTACTTTGAGCGTGCAAGCAACAGGAAGCGAAGGGAAGATTGCGTACCTGGTCGGGGTCAATCGACGCCAGCGGACTGgagccagcggcgacgacttcttTTGAAGGCGCCATTGTTGCGATGTGTGGTTGTGCCGGGCAGCGATGTCCAGCGTTTTGCAGGTTGAACAGGCGGGGTGTACCGTttggcgatgctgctgcttgctgttgccgctgctcacccaagaaaaaaaaaagtcgcCCAGGACCCAAAATTTTCGTCGGCGCGGAATATGCCAGTCCCGTGCTCCGGTCCTGAGCGCCACCACGGTCCGGTCCGGTACACGGCCCCATTTTTATCTGTCCCGTAAGCGCCGCGAGAGCCGGCAAGGAAGATCCGGAATCAGTGATGCCAAAACATTTCCAGGTCCATATCCGCTTCTGTCTCGGGATCATACTTGTCCATGATATTTTCTAACACGTCTCTCCACCACGGTTGGGGCCGCGAACCGTACAACGCCTTTCTGTATTCCCACCACTCGGGCCAGAAACCCGCCATCTCCCAGTCAAGCACGGCAGTAACATCGCCAGACTCGGCGTCAACGAGAATGTTCTCCCACGAGAGATCTGCATGCGCGAAAAACAGCTGAATATGTGTCTGGCAGGAGCTTTCGGTACTTATCAGCCCAATCCGGACGTGGACTCTCCTTGACCGGCGCGACAAGCATGTCATGAAAGTCGCTGATGGTATCGAACGGGCCACAAGTTGACATGTTGGTTATGCGGTGATCGTATGCTGGCCCCCCAGAGCATGAGCAAACACGGCCAGGATGAGACAAGGGCAGTTGACGCAGTTCCTGGATGTAGGACTTCAGCTGTCTCTCCGTTCGGGCGCGTGCAGTGTCGGTCATGGTTGGCCACGCATCGCCAAGGTTCTGGCCAGGCATGCGCTTCATGCGGATCCATCCGATGTCTTCCAGCTCTTCGGAATTCGGCTCTGCGTCCAGGTGCGTCTCGACAATCTGCGGAATTGGTATCGATGTGAGATTGGCGACACACTCCATGGCTTCAACTTCCCGACGAAGTCGATAAACGTGGCCTGCTTTTCGAATAGTATCCGGGCCTTCGTCAAATACTCGACGGCCCACAGCCATCCTTTCGACCTCGGATTGTTCCAGATTGGGCAGAGAAGTCGTGGTAGCCATCGTCTGCTCCAGAATGTCTTGATGTTGCGGGGTAAAGGTTTGAAGCTCCTGAAAGACCAAGTCCGAGCGCTCAAATTGTATGGGTGTCGGCCCCAGTTTTCCCGGCGCCGAATGTCATGCTGCATCGAACAACACGAGTATTGCTGTATTATTTTCCCTAagtcggcgaggcgaggagtGATACGAACGCGACATTGATTTCACTAAGATCAGAGAGGGAGTCCCCTCTTTCATTGCTGTCCTCGCTTTCGTTGCTATCTCTTCCTTCTTTACTACCTTCTATAAAAGCAATATTATATTTAGCTTTTTACgtataatatattattactttattacTTTATCTATTAAATACTATTTTATTTATCATTTTAGCTTATAATTAATCTTATAAGtacttaaatataaagtataattataataataaatattaaacttatatatataagataATAAAAATATTAAAAGGACCCTTTTATAAATAGATATAAGAGAGATAAAAGAATAGTTTAAATCTAAATAATTAAGATAAATTCTTAAAGTAGAGATGCAATAATAAGAAATTAGTCTAGCCGAGACTAGCTGCAAGGAGGCGGTAGTGCTGCACGTCATAGTTCGAGCATGCTTCACGGcgggtgcgggcgggcgggcaggcactTTAC
Above is a genomic segment from Purpureocillium takamizusanense chromosome 2, complete sequence containing:
- a CDS encoding Palmitoyl-protein hydrolase (SECRETED:SignalP(1-24~SECRETED:cutsite=ALA-AA~SECRETED:prob=0.5139)~COG:I~COG:O~EggNog:ENOG503NWUT); the encoded protein is MRSPISTNFLAAAAAVVLAGQALAAASTPPPSSSSSSSDDDDTPLPVVIWHGLGDSFDGEGIQHVADLADAVHPGTFVYSISLAGSDSSGDRSATFFGNVTQQLDAVCALLAAHPLLSTAPAVDAIGFSQGGQFLRGYVERCNFPPVRNLITFGSQHNGIVEFKACGPSDWLCKGAMALLRFNTWSSFVQNRLVPAQYYRDPSSAPAYDTYLDASNFLADINNERPLKNETYKKNIASLENIVLYMFEDDTTVIPRRTAWFDEVNGTDITPLRERRMYKEDWLGLRALDRKGGIHFRSITGEHMQISDEVLNDTMAEFFGPVKSKAADMFESDEL
- a CDS encoding uncharacterized protein (MEROPS:MER0016549~SECRETED:SignalP(1-16~SECRETED:cutsite=AAA-QF~SECRETED:prob=0.7284)~COG:O~EggNog:ENOG503NX68), whose translation is MLTTSLVLGFVGLAAAQFPPKPEGVKVLKSKFHENVTISFKEPGICETTEGVKSYAGHVRLPPGFLDDVNGEKQKYPVNTFFWFFEARKDPANAPLAIWLNGGPGGSSMMGLLQENGPCLIAEDSKTAYLNPWSWNNHVNMLYIDEPNQVGFSYDTPTNFTILMGQQDGQEDVRLVPTDFSRESPELNLTTRAGTLASQKPSHTLNSTASAAHALWHFAQTFFFEFPHYKPVDDRVSLWTESYGGHYGPGFMRFFQEQNEKIRDGTSEVENAHYIHLDTLGIVNGLLDAVVQEEAYISFPFNNTYGIQAYNQSVYEELMHNFTCPGGCRDQLTACQKRLDGFDVATINRLGSQKDDDDKKEKKPHDLCDNVQDWCNEPAVQVYMKANHGWFDISHPKNDPFPPPHMHGYLTEASVLAAIGSPVNFTAASGVVANNFDSTRDIVHGGFLDAVAYLLDTGVKVHMMYGDRDYACNWVGGEMASTRIPYSRLDDFNAAGYAPLLLTTSDEHGDSGTVGGMTRQFGNYSFTRVFQAGHEVPMYQPAAAYDIFMRATFNRDIPTGLLPVHDELSTVGPRDTWHIKNEPPVRPEPKCYVISPDTCTKEVWAKVVAGDVEVKDYFVVEKNKSEDVLGDVEL
- the CIC1 gene encoding proteasome-interacting protein cic1 (EggNog:ENOG503NU7W~COG:J), translated to MIPRQKRIWTWKCFGITDSGSSLPALAALTGQIKMGPCTGPDRGGAQDRSTGLAYSAPTKILGPGRLFFFLGEQRQQQAAASPNGTPRLFNLQNAGHRCPAQPHIATMAPSKEVVAAGSSPLASIDPDQTLKASKALLAHIKKAAKQSADEATKKNLLEDDEADDTPIWLTLTTKRHITDKARLQPGKITLPHPLVKIPESDSESTPVTTTICAITADPQRAYKNIIGSDEFPAALSRRITRVIDFTKLKAKYSQYEAQRKLFSEHDVFVADERIINRLPKVLGKTFYKTSLKRPIPVNLQAKRPKVDGKRPKRDKKNDADGADINAGTAADIAKEIEKALGSALVSLAPTTNTAVRVGYASFTAQQIADNVDAVATALVAKWVPQKWRNVKSIYIKGPTTAALPVWLTDELWVDERDVIADDDARAIAASAEKANIGKKRKAVAAAEAVDAAEEEAADSPAPKKKAKKAKKPEADDDVLDKQIADRKAKLKKQKATAKKAMEA